The proteins below are encoded in one region of Lactuca sativa cultivar Salinas chromosome 3, Lsat_Salinas_v11, whole genome shotgun sequence:
- the LOC111911527 gene encoding protein FAR1-RELATED SEQUENCE 5-like — protein MPIHFIMIIHFCMALVYVEMTQLKILKQMSLFGKYKYTTKKVSNGWTKMIQVKMRKKCRRDVRAGCQAKLRITRQEDGKWLVDPFNDTHNHDVTMTPTKVMKHRSHSNFHRSIEGKSIMVQFGQVGLKPSQIKKAVNTLKTSNVADVTSKQCADVLSEHRKQHRDKEFYGLIKHFQDKTLVDSDQYFVVDLSDDGYPRNIFWADGRSRDAYTKFRDVVVFDVTYMTNKFKMPFAPFTGVNHHGQSILFGGALLENEKEETFEWLFEHFLKCMFDKYPKAIITDQDKAMGNAIRKVFRNTQHRFCSWHIRKHETEHLRSYVSRYSDFQETHRRWVNSDTVEQFEATWENIRIKYELEINCWLSDMYNQRIHWAKPFLKDIFFASMTTTGRSESINSFFDGFVNSRTMLNEFVVQYDKAVESRRAAEEDEDFKTMNSRPVLSSVHPIEAKAGQIYTRKMFDTFKKEWTEAITNLTHETITKTTEESTYRVGQLDVDNKYWRIVTFCSLNQVSVTCSCSMYETNGILCKHSLYVMKKKHVQELPSHYILPRWTLDARYKLGSVSIGLEEINNENGVSAYTLFCVRSNFTKLIEQARDSPSEIQKLNKILTSLLNDPANRKKSMSLENTS, from the coding sequence ATGCCTATACATTTTAtaatgattattcatttttgcatgGCTTTGGTATACGTAGAGATGACACAATTAAAAATCCTAAAACAAATGAGCCTTTTCGGAAAATATAAGTATACAACAAAGAAGGTTTCAAACGGATGGACAAAAATGATTCAAgtgaaaatgagaaaaaaatgTCGTAGAGATGTTAGAGCCGGATGTCAGGCAAAGCTTCGAATAACAAGACAGGAGGATGGAAAATGGTTGGTGGACCCGTTTAATGACACACACAATCATGACGTGACCATGACACCTACGAAGGTGATGAAGCATCGATCTCATAGCAATTTCCACCGTTCAATAGAAGGTAAATCTATTATGGTGCAGTTTGGTCAAGTAGGGTTGAAACCTTCTCAGATTAAAAAGGCTGTTAATACACTGAAAACCTCAAATGTAGCTGATGTAACATCAAAGCAATGTGCTGATGTTTTATCTGAGCATCGAAAACAACATAGAGATAAGGAGTTTTATGGACTTATAAAACATTTTCAAGATAAAACATTAGTTGACAGTGACCAGTATTTTGTTGTGGATTTGTCTGATGATGGGTATCCTAGAAACATCTTTTGGGCTGATGGTAGATCAAGAGACGCCTATACAAAATTTAGAgatgttgttgtgtttgatgtcactTATATGACTAACAAATTCAAGATGCCTTTTGCTCCCTTTACCGGAGTGAATCATCATGGGCAGTCTATACTTTTTGGTGGAGCATTGCTTGAAAATGAAAAGGAAGAAACATTTGAATGGTTATTTGAACATTTCCTCAAATGTATGTTTGACAAGTATCCGAAGGCAATTATTACCGATCAAGACAAAGCTATGGGCAATGCAATAAGAAAAGTGTTTCGAAATACTCAACATCGCTTTTGTTCATGGCATATTAGGAAGCATGAAACTGAACACCTTCGATCATATGTTTCCCGTTATAGTGATTTTCAAGAGACACATAGACGATGGGTAAATAGTGACACCGTTGAACAATTTGAAGCAACATGGGAAAATATTCGAATTAAGTATGAACTGGAAATCAATTGTTGGCTTAGTGACATGTATAACCAACGTATACATTGGGCTAAACCCTTCTTGAAGGATATTTTCTTTGCTAGTATGACCACAACCGGACGAAGTGAGAGTATTAATTCATTTTTTGATGGATTTGTTAACTCGAGGACCATGTTAAATGAATTTGTTGTACAATACGACAAAGCAGTTGAGTCACGAAGGGCTGCCGAAGAAGATGAAGACTTTAAGACTATGAACTCGAGACCGGTTCTTTCTTCAGTGCATCCAATCGAAGCAAAAGCAGGTCAAATTTATACTAGAAAGATGTTTGATACTTTCAAAAAAGAATGGACCGAAGCTATTACCAATTTGACTCACGAGACCATAACAAAAACTACAGAAGAAAGCACATATAGAGTTGGCCAATTGGATGTTGATAATAAATATTGGCGTATTGTTACCTTTTGTTCTTTAAATCAAGTCAGCGTCACATGTTCGTGTTCTATGTATGAGACAAATGGGATTTTATGCAAGCATAGCTTGTATGTGATGAAGAAGAAGCATGTTCAAGAACTGCCGAGTCACTATATTTTACCGCGATGGACCCTTGATGCTAGGTACAAATTGGGTAGTGTTAGTATCGGACTCGaagaaataaataatgaaaatggaGTTAGTGCGTACACATTATTTTGTGTTCGTTCGAATTTTACGAAACTAATTGAACAAGCAAGGGACTCCCCTTCAGAGATACAAAAACTTAATAAGATATTGACAAGTCTTTTGAATGATCCAGCAAATCGAAAAAAATCTATGTCCTTGGAGAATACATCTTAA